From a single Aythya fuligula isolate bAytFul2 chromosome 16, bAytFul2.pri, whole genome shotgun sequence genomic region:
- the YTHDF1 gene encoding YTH domain-containing family protein 1 isoform X1: MSATSVDPQRPKGQDNKVQNGSLHQKDTVHDNDFEPYLSGQSNQNSSYPSMTDPYLSSYYPPSIGFPYSLSEAPWSTGGDPPIPYLTTYGQLSNGDHHFMHDAVFGQPGGLGNNIYQHRFNFFPENPAFSAWGTSGSQGQQTQSSAYGSSYSYPPSSLGGTIVDGQTGFHNDTLNKAPGMNSIEQGMVGLKIGGDVTTSAVKTVGSVVNSAGMTGALSGNGGSNVNLPVSKPTSWAAIASKPAKPQPKMKTKTGPVIGGALPPPPIKHNMDIGTWDNKGPVAKVPAPQQIPSPQSVPQPQQQIVQPVPAQPPPLTQPQYQSPQQPPQNRWVAPRNRNAAFGQSGGTGNDSNSAGSTQPNPVPSGESHPVLEKLKAAHSYNPKDFEWNLKNGRVFIIKSYSEDDIHRSIKYSIWCSTEHGNKRLDSAFRSMNSKGPVYLLFSVNGSGHFCGVAEMKSPVDYGTSAGVWSQDKWKGKFDVKWIFVKDVPNNQLRHIRLENNDNKPVTNSRDTQEVPLEKAKQVLKIIATYKHTTSIFDDFSHYEKRQEEEEVVRKVNLLKNLFYTQIWGK; this comes from the coding sequence aaCAGTAGCTATCCATCAATGACTGATCCTTATCTGTCCAGTTATTATCCACCATCGATTGGGTTTCCCTACTCTCTCAGTGAAGCACCATGGTCTACGGGAGGAGATCCTCCAATCCCATATCTTACCACCTATGGACAGCTCAGTAACGGAGATCATCATTTTATGCATGATGCTGTTTTTGGACAGCCTGGGGGTCTGGGAAATAATATCTATCAACACCGTTTTAACTTTTTCCCTGAAAATCCTGCCTTCTCAGCTTGGGGAACAAGCGGATCCCAAGGACAGCAGACTCAAAGCTCAGCATATGGGAGCAGTTACAGCTACCCGCCTAGTTCACTGGGTGGTACCATCGTGGACGGGCAAACAGGATTTCATAATGACACGTTAAATAAAGCTCCCGGAATGAACAGCATTGAACAGGGAATGGTTGGACTTAAGATCGGCGGAGATGTTACAActtctgctgtgaaaacagTAGGTTCCGTTGTCAACAGTGCTGGGATGACAGGTGCTCTCTCTGGTAACGGTGGATCTAATGTAAACTTGCCAGTATCTAAACCAACCTCGTGGGCTGCTATAGCTAGCAAGCCCGCAAAACCACAgcctaaaatgaaaacaaaaactggacCTGTGATCGGAGGAGCGTTGCCTCCTCCGCCTATAAAGCATAATATGGACATAGGTACTTGGGACAATAAGGGCCCTGTGGCAAAAGTTCCTGCCCCCCAACAGATACCTTCTCCTCAGTCCGTTCCACAGCCACAGCAACAAATTGTTCAGCCTGTTccagctcagcctcctccaTTGACTCAACCACAGTATCAGAGCCCTCAGCAGCCGCCCCAAAATCGCTGGGTAGCGCCTCGCaacagaaatgcagcttttggcCAAAGTGGAGGAACTGGTAACGACAGCAACtcagctggcagcacccagcctaACCCTGTGCCGAGTGGCGAGTCCCATCCTGTTCtggaaaaactgaaagctgCTCACAGCTATAACCCTAAAGATTTTGAATGGAACCTTAAAAATGGACGTGTGTTCATAATAAAGAGTTATTCCGAGGATGATATTCATCGTTCCATTAAATATTCTATTTGGTGTAGTACGGAGCACGGCAACAAACGGCTGGACAGTGCTTTTCGGTCCATGAATAGTAAGGGCCCGGTCTACTTGCTATTCAGTGTCAATGGTAGTGGACACTTCTGTGGAGTTGCAGAGATGAAATCACCTGTGGACTATGGCACCAGTGCAGGTGTCTGGTCTCAGGACAAGTGGAAGGGGAAGTTTGATGTCAAGTGGATCTTTGTGAAGGATGTGCCCAACAACCAGCTGCGACACATCAGGCTGGAGAACAATGACAACAAACCTGTTACAAACTCCCGTGACACACAGGAGGTGCCcttagaaaaagcaaaacaagtgcTTAAAATTATTGCTACTTACAAGCACACGACCTCCATCTTTGATGACTTTTCTCATTATGAAAAGCGccaagaagaggaggaggtggtgcgGAAGGTAAACTTattaaaaaatttattttatacacagatatggggaaaatga
- the YTHDF1 gene encoding YTH domain-containing family protein 1 isoform X2, whose amino-acid sequence MSATSVDPQRPKGQDNKVQNGSLHQKDTVHDNDFEPYLSGQSNQNSSYPSMTDPYLSSYYPPSIGFPYSLSEAPWSTGGDPPIPYLTTYGQLSNGDHHFMHDAVFGQPGGLGNNIYQHRFNFFPENPAFSAWGTSGSQGQQTQSSAYGSSYSYPPSSLGGTIVDGQTGFHNDTLNKAPGMNSIEQGMVGLKIGGDVTTSAVKTVGSVVNSAGMTGALSGNGGSNVNLPVSKPTSWAAIASKPAKPQPKMKTKTGPVIGGALPPPPIKHNMDIGTWDNKGPVAKVPAPQQIPSPQSVPQPQQQIVQPVPAQPPPLTQPQYQSPQQPPQNRWVAPRNRNAAFGQSGGTGNDSNSAGSTQPNPVPSGESHPVLEKLKAAHSYNPKDFEWNLKNGRVFIIKSYSEDDIHRSIKYSIWCSTEHGNKRLDSAFRSMNSKGPVYLLFSVNGSGHFCGVAEMKSPVDYGTSAGVWSQDKWKGKFDVKWIFVKDVPNNQLRHIRLENNDNKPVTNSRDTQEVPLEKAKQVLKIIATYKHTTSIFDDFSHYEKRQEEEEVVRKERQNRNKQ is encoded by the exons aaCAGTAGCTATCCATCAATGACTGATCCTTATCTGTCCAGTTATTATCCACCATCGATTGGGTTTCCCTACTCTCTCAGTGAAGCACCATGGTCTACGGGAGGAGATCCTCCAATCCCATATCTTACCACCTATGGACAGCTCAGTAACGGAGATCATCATTTTATGCATGATGCTGTTTTTGGACAGCCTGGGGGTCTGGGAAATAATATCTATCAACACCGTTTTAACTTTTTCCCTGAAAATCCTGCCTTCTCAGCTTGGGGAACAAGCGGATCCCAAGGACAGCAGACTCAAAGCTCAGCATATGGGAGCAGTTACAGCTACCCGCCTAGTTCACTGGGTGGTACCATCGTGGACGGGCAAACAGGATTTCATAATGACACGTTAAATAAAGCTCCCGGAATGAACAGCATTGAACAGGGAATGGTTGGACTTAAGATCGGCGGAGATGTTACAActtctgctgtgaaaacagTAGGTTCCGTTGTCAACAGTGCTGGGATGACAGGTGCTCTCTCTGGTAACGGTGGATCTAATGTAAACTTGCCAGTATCTAAACCAACCTCGTGGGCTGCTATAGCTAGCAAGCCCGCAAAACCACAgcctaaaatgaaaacaaaaactggacCTGTGATCGGAGGAGCGTTGCCTCCTCCGCCTATAAAGCATAATATGGACATAGGTACTTGGGACAATAAGGGCCCTGTGGCAAAAGTTCCTGCCCCCCAACAGATACCTTCTCCTCAGTCCGTTCCACAGCCACAGCAACAAATTGTTCAGCCTGTTccagctcagcctcctccaTTGACTCAACCACAGTATCAGAGCCCTCAGCAGCCGCCCCAAAATCGCTGGGTAGCGCCTCGCaacagaaatgcagcttttggcCAAAGTGGAGGAACTGGTAACGACAGCAACtcagctggcagcacccagcctaACCCTGTGCCGAGTGGCGAGTCCCATCCTGTTCtggaaaaactgaaagctgCTCACAGCTATAACCCTAAAGATTTTGAATGGAACCTTAAAAATGGACGTGTGTTCATAATAAAGAGTTATTCCGAGGATGATATTCATCGTTCCATTAAATATTCTATTTGGTGTAGTACGGAGCACGGCAACAAACGGCTGGACAGTGCTTTTCGGTCCATGAATAGTAAGGGCCCGGTCTACTTGCTATTCAGTGTCAATGGTAGTGGACACTTCTGTGGAGTTGCAGAGATGAAATCACCTGTGGACTATGGCACCAGTGCAGGTGTCTGGTCTCAGGACAAGTGGAAGGGGAAGTTTGATGTCAAGTGGATCTTTGTGAAGGATGTGCCCAACAACCAGCTGCGACACATCAGGCTGGAGAACAATGACAACAAACCTGTTACAAACTCCCGTGACACACAGGAGGTGCCcttagaaaaagcaaaacaagtgcTTAAAATTATTGCTACTTACAAGCACACGACCTCCATCTTTGATGACTTTTCTCATTATGAAAAGCGccaagaagaggaggaggtggtgcgGAAG gaACGTCAGAATCGAAACAAACAATAA